A stretch of the Nicotiana tabacum cultivar K326 chromosome 6, ASM71507v2, whole genome shotgun sequence genome encodes the following:
- the LOC107807973 gene encoding uncharacterized protein LOC107807973 codes for MARTRTPSSAGRGATRGGGQVGVHQTRRQTAPQPQVGNMGQTQDVMLDQVQEQGVQNAPPPVPTVVPTVALPADAVSRLLNVLEALVPTQGGSSAPQATLQTQVPAQTQTFGNKEVSLQEFLKLKSPKFTGSDNSSDPQSFLDGTLKALCALGCSSERAVELVAYKLEDMANTWYKTILLRRPVGAAPLTWYEFTKLFKNHFLPDSLMQQYARDFERLVQTPDMDVLTYNTKFCKLAIYAPYLVPIEEARVQRFVDGLVGRLYTAVAPQMKTLSYSDIVNLARKIENKGREERAASDLRKKAKT; via the coding sequence GCGGTCAAGTTGGGgttcatcaaactagaagacagactGCTCCTCAACCTCAAGTTGGGAACATGGGTCAAACCCAAGATGTTATGCTAGATCAAGTGCAAGAGCAGGGAGTTCAAAACGCTCCACCACCAGTGCCAACTGTTGTACCTACTGTTGCCTTACCTGCAGATGCAGTGTCAAGGTTATTGAATGTGTTAGAGGCATTGGTGCCTACTCAGGGGGGAAGTTCAGCTCCTCAGGCTACTTTACAGACACAAGTACCTGCACAGACTCAGACTTTCGGGAATAAGGAAGTATCTCTACAAGAGTTTCTgaaattgaaatcaccaaaattcacagGTTCCGATAATTCATCAGATCCTCAAAGTTTCTTGGATGGGACACTTAAGGCATTATGTGCTCTTGGATGTTCTAGTGAGAGAGCCGTGGAGCTCGTAGCATACAAACTAGAGGATATGGCCAACACATGGTATAAAACTATATTGTTAAGAAGGCCAGTAGGAGCAGCACCACTGACATGGTACGAGTTCACTAAGTTGTTCAAGAATCATTTTCTTCCAGACAGTCTGATGCAACAATATGCTAGAGACTTTGAGAGATTGGTTCAGACTCCAGATATGGATGTGTTAACATATAACACTAAGTTCTGTAAGCTGGCTATATATGCTCCTTACTTAGTGCCTATCGAAGAAGCTCGAGTTCAGAGGTTTGTGGATGGATTGGTTGGTCGTCTATACACTGCAGTAGCCCCACAGATGAAGACTTTATCCTACTCTGATATAGTCAACCTTGCTAGAAAGATTGAAAACAAGGGACGTGAAGAGCGTGCAGCTAGTGATTTACGTAAAAAGGCCAAGACATGA